A DNA window from Helianthus annuus cultivar XRQ/B chromosome 15, HanXRQr2.0-SUNRISE, whole genome shotgun sequence contains the following coding sequences:
- the LOC110931553 gene encoding uncharacterized protein LOC110931553: protein MGSSADRFSVTKFFVSNLPEGCRPWDLRKALETYGDLAGTFVAKKRDKNGSGFGFASFKDVKDRRDLEKLLRGVKMGDNNLKINIARFAIENAGFVDKPVVKDQGPSAAGIVDGRKGFNSNFRDYRSYSEVLGRGSSKVGSGGNFDTEGHAEGETSKSVVAPDRTDAFSNMHGLAVIGRTANLETLVDFDKLMRIAKIDYTRIQYLGGLTILISFFDKAAAIDFLEAKNVWEPWFSKLEGWNGQSFHLERVAWLKLTGIPLHLLEPDMLSQIGALFGKVLHVPKSLEEEHDISFCRVGILAGEADRINEVVTIKWKSRLYRIRVEEELDVWNPDCLGVPVRSFCDTPSPMMSSPVIGHASSGSKELNGQQQECERTGGEGVSVAEEVDSHAMEIPMHGERENDGARDKEVGGRKTFEMEGNPKVVDPVGPGCGINFNPCASLGFNCNGPDEGKIGGFDLNTSGDLGEEHEVRLGSLESGFVADSLDQSDQVDKEVEETIEIGAKIGVDLRKHGAYVKKSILTSGINEVQL from the exons ATGGGTTCTTCGGCGGATAGGTTTTCTGTGACCAAGTTCTTTGTATCAAATCTTCCTGAAGGATGTAGGCCGTGGGATCTGAGGAAGGCCTTGGAAACGTATGGTGATTTAGCTGGGACGTTTGTGGCAAAAAAACGAGACAAGAACGGATCCGGGTTTGGTTTTGCTAGTTTTAAAGACGTCAAGGATAGACGTGACCTGGAGAAGTTGCTGAGGGGAGTCAAGATGGGTGATAACAATCTGAAAATTAATATTGCTAGGTTCGCTATTGAAAACGCGGGGTTTGTAGATAAACCAGTGGTCAAGGATCAGGGTCCGTCGGCTGCCGGTATTGTCGATGGACGTAAAGGTTTCAATTCCAATTTCAGGGATTACAGGAGTTACAGCGAAGTGTTGGGAAGGGGGTCGTCTAAAGTTGGTAGTGGTGGGAACTTTGATACGGAGGGGCATGCCGAAGGGGAAACGTCAAAATCTGTCGTTGCTCCGGACAGAACTGATGCTTTCTCTAATATGCATGGTTTAGCGGTCATTGGCAGGACGGCGAATCTGGAAACTCTTGTGGATTTTGACAAACTCATGAGGATCGCGAAGATTGATTACACTAGAATTCAGTATTTGGGTGGCTTGACTATCCTTATTTCCTTTTTCGACAAAGCAGCGGCCATTGATTTTTTGGAGGCCAAGAATGTGTGGGAACCGTGGTTTTCTAAACTTGAAGGTTGGAATGGTCAGTCATTTCATCTGGAAAGGGTAGCCTGGCTCAAGTTGACTGGCATCCCTCTTCATCTTCTGGAACCCGATATGTTGAGTCAAATTGGTGCTCTTTTTGGGAAGGTTCTCCATGTTCCTAAAAGCTTGGAGGAGGAACATGATATTTCTTTCTGCAGGGTTGGGATTCTGGCTGGGGAAGCTGATAGAATTAATGAGGTGGTAACGATTAAATGGAAGTCCAGGTTGTACAGAATCCGGGTCGAGGAAGAGCTAGACGTTTGGAATCCGGATTGTCTTGGTGTTCCGGTTCGCTCCTTTTGTGATACGCCGTCTCCGATGATGTCCTCTCCGGTGATCGGTCACGCGTCCTCCGGGAGTAAGGAATTGAACGGGCAGCAACAGGAATGCGAAAGAACAGGGGGTGAAGGCGTTTCGGTTGCCGAGGAAGTTGATTCCCATGCAATGGAAATTCCCATGCATGGGGAAAGAGAAAATGACGGCGCACGTGATAAGGAGGTGGGTGGAAGGAAGACTTTTGAAATGGAGGGTAATCCAAAAGTCGTGGATCCTGTGGGGCCCGGGTGTGGTATTAACTTTAATCCTTGTGCCAGTTTGGGCTTTAATTGCAATGGG CCAGATGAGGGGAAGATTGGTGGTTTTGACCTCAATACCAGTGGCGACCTCGGTGAGGAGCATGAGGTCCGCTTGGGGTCTCTGGAATCCGGGTTTGTTGCTGATTCGTTGGATCAGTCTGATCAAGTAGACAAGGAAGTTGAAGAAACTATCGAGATCGGAGCCAAAATTGGAGTTGATCTCAGGAAGCATGGAGCCTATGTCAAGAAGTCGATCCTCACTTCAGGTATTAATGAAGTCCAATTATGA